Proteins encoded together in one Ferroglobus placidus DSM 10642 window:
- a CDS encoding DUF973 family protein, with amino-acid sequence MNNELVEGLKDLKTGALLNLLAMLLIFFGMGIMFATFGFTPMREIKPEEFLGMMAVFGIFALLFLLAIILSLASFIMYFKATGHLKNYDERYGVGRKGMILEIIGSILILASFIPLTATGTTKEFHYATFEILAAFSLVFAGAIALIVGAILFGIMLMRLEEVESDFKVAGILYFLGMILSFFTGIIGVLIGIATTALIYISAKSALKRISAA; translated from the coding sequence ATGAACAACGAACTCGTGGAAGGATTGAAAGATCTGAAGACTGGTGCTCTGCTAAATTTGTTAGCGATGCTACTGATTTTCTTCGGAATGGGAATTATGTTCGCGACTTTCGGATTTACTCCAATGAGAGAGATTAAGCCGGAAGAGTTTCTCGGAATGATGGCTGTTTTCGGCATTTTCGCCCTTCTTTTCCTTTTGGCGATAATTTTGAGTTTAGCGAGCTTCATCATGTACTTCAAAGCCACGGGACACCTGAAAAATTACGATGAGAGGTACGGAGTTGGAAGAAAGGGGATGATTCTTGAAATAATAGGCAGTATTTTGATACTCGCATCTTTTATCCCGCTTACGGCAACTGGAACCACTAAAGAATTTCACTACGCAACCTTCGAGATACTTGCGGCATTCTCGCTTGTATTCGCAGGAGCCATCGCTTTAATAGTGGGAGCAATTCTTTTCGGGATTATGCTGATGAGGCTTGAGGAAGTTGAAAGCGATTTCAAAGTTGCTGGAATACTCTATTTCCTCGGAATGATACTGAGCTTTTTCACAGGAATTATTGGGGTGCTGATCGGAATAGCAACTACAGCTCTAATTTACATCAGCGCAAAAAGCGCTTTAAAGAGGATATCCGCTGCTTGA
- a CDS encoding MBL fold metallo-hydrolase, with amino-acid sequence MVELIKAKGCNVYLVVVDGKKYVVDTGLPGNERRIAEAVKECEGIILTHSHFDHMGSARALSKILKSKVYAHPKEFEYLKGIKKHEYKGLIGSFARFYESIKKPKYLEEVESVEELKDLEIIHTPGHTEGSISILVGDSLICGDLVRCKVFSDNPTLSSKNFNWNDEEYRRSLRKVLKFEFEKLYPGHGRVIRREEFEDLLKKVF; translated from the coding sequence ATGGTGGAACTGATAAAGGCGAAAGGCTGTAACGTTTACCTCGTAGTAGTTGATGGAAAGAAATACGTCGTAGATACCGGATTACCGGGGAATGAAAGGAGAATTGCCGAAGCTGTTAAGGAATGCGAAGGAATTATTCTCACGCACTCCCACTTCGATCACATGGGCTCAGCTCGCGCTCTTTCGAAAATTTTGAAGAGCAAGGTATACGCACATCCGAAAGAGTTCGAATATCTTAAAGGAATTAAGAAACACGAATACAAGGGCTTGATAGGGTCTTTTGCGAGGTTTTACGAAAGCATAAAGAAGCCAAAGTATCTTGAGGAGGTTGAAAGCGTAGAGGAGTTAAAAGATCTCGAAATAATCCACACTCCCGGACACACTGAAGGAAGCATTTCCATTCTCGTCGGTGACTCGCTTATTTGCGGAGATCTCGTTAGATGTAAAGTCTTTAGTGACAATCCAACGTTGTCCTCGAAAAACTTCAACTGGAACGACGAAGAATACAGAAGGAGCCTGAGGAAGGTTTTGAAATTTGAGTTTGAGAAACTCTATCCGGGGCACGGAAGAGTTATCAGAAGAGAGGAGTTCGAAGATTTACTCAAAAAGGTTTTCTAA